One Setaria viridis chromosome 7, Setaria_viridis_v4.0, whole genome shotgun sequence genomic region harbors:
- the LOC140223512 gene encoding uncharacterized protein, with protein MGWNWLVAPDTSKAHHSISSEEVNAMRGDLMLWPPVVVIHNSSIVSKAKDTEAKVVSMEEIEGVLANIGVPREKVKVSHGRPANQSVFLVKFQPTISGFQEAMRINDYFSSRNHGKEEFQQMRDGKGKKAAPVDNLEELLYAHIAVVEDLVYLDEEAKRRCKIRSKKEVEASADATLNLEP; from the exons ATGGGGTGGAATTGGCTTGTTGCTCCAGACACATCTAAAGCCCATCACTCCATTTCATCTGAGGAAGTAAATGCCATGAGGGGAGATCTCATGTTGTGGCCTCCAGTAGTTGTGATACATAACAGCTCAATCGTGAGCAAGGCAAAGGATACTGAAGCAAAGGTTGTGTCCATGGAAGAAATTGAAGGCGTACTGGCAA ATATAGGGGTACCACGTGAGAAGGTGAAGGTTAGCCATGGAAGACCTGCTAATCAGAGTGTCTTCCTGGTGAAGTTCCAGCCAACAATATCTGGGTTTCAGGAAGCCATGAGAATCAACGACTATTTCTCCAGCAGAAACCACGGTAAGGAAGAGTTCCAGCAGATGAGAGATGGCAAAGGTAAGAAGGCTGCTCCTGTTGACAACCTGGAAGAGCTGCTGTATGCGCACATTGCGGTCGTCGAAGACCTGGTCTACCTAGATGAGGAAGCAAAGAGGAGATGCAAGATCAGGAGCAAGAAGGAAGTCGAGGCCAGTGCAGACGCCACACTGAACTTAGAACCATGA
- the LOC117865698 gene encoding uncharacterized protein, producing the protein MEAMDLEAKLGENGHGHKRSDLDLEAKLGENGHGHGHKRSDLDLEKAAGQVLQGGDAKRPREANNGDHHSAMETDEEEEEEELGPEGCFELHRKSWLSMFGRNGAIPFEAETQYPPMCYTDIPILPLTAGPGDTMEVFFVKVTQITSDLQWPLDVYGIVAVRDSLDWKRNYLFRRGRDNCQTLTSQDSLLELTGPSRAILLWDEPIFEIDLKVKDTGSSLSEDDKILCLDFFGYNNISYRGSLSYTRTEVLSSKHSTVEVRYAHVKRSVEATITARISKGSGNFSARLTACNTGIGEDVVLLDTRGKEVVVNEDGEVTLQRRVVVVEERAELILGIKAEQLGDAGESSTKLEKKFGFVPKSALRNQGYFHIGSSSLHMVVAWSLLP; encoded by the exons ATGGAGGCGATGGatctggaggcgaagctgggtgagaacggccacggccacaagaggtctgatctggatctggaggcgaagctgggtgagaacggccacggccacggccacaagaGGTCTGATCTGGATCTGGAGAAGGCCGCGGGTCAAGTGCTTCAGGGCGGCGATGCTAAAAGGCCGCGCGAGGCCAACAACGGCGACCACCACAGCGCTATGGagacggatgaggaggaggaggaggaggagctggggccggaGGGTTGCTTTGAGTTGCACCGCAAGAGTTGGCTCTCGATGTTCGGCAGAAACGGCGCCATCCCCTTCGAGGCCGAGA CCCAGTACCCTCCCATGTGCTACACGGACATACCGATACTGCCATTAACTGCTGGACCTGGTGATACCATGGAGGTCTTCTTCGTCAAGGTGACTCAGATCACCAGCGACCTCCAATGGCCACTAGATGTCTATGGCATTGTCGCTGTGCGCGATTCCCTAGACTGGAAGCGCAACTACCTCTTCAGGCGAGGCAGAGATAATTGCCAGACCCTCACCTCTCAG GATTCTCTTTTGGAACTTACAGGTCCTAGCCGAGCTATCCTGCTGTGGGATGAGCCTATTTTTGAGATTGACCTGAAAGTGAAGGACACAGGGAGTTCATTGTCTGAAGATGACAAGATTTTATGCTTGGATTTCTTTGGATACAACAACATCTCTTACAGAGGCAGTCTCAGTTACACCAGAACAGAGGTGCTTTCAAGCAAGCATAGCACAGTGGAGGTCAGGTACGCTCATGTCAAGCGCTCCGTGGAGGCGACCATCACTGCCCGCATCAGCAAGGGATCAGGCAACTTTAGTGCACGCCTCACTGCCTGCAACACGGGCATTGGTGAGGATGTAGTGCTGCTGGACACCAGGGGCAAGGAGGTGGTCGTCAACGAGGATGGGGAGGTCACACTGCAGCGCCGAGTAGTCGTCGTGGAGGAGAGGGCTGAACTGATCCTTGGCATCAAGGCTGAACAGCTAGGTGACGCTGGCGAGAGCAGCACTAAGCTTGAGAAGAAGTTTGGTTTTGTACCTAAGTCAGCCCTGAGAAATCaaggctattttcacattgGATCCTCGAGCCTGCACATGGTGGTTGCATGGTCTCTTCTTCCTTAG
- the LOC140223287 gene encoding uncharacterized protein, giving the protein MGWNWLVAPDTSKAHHSSSEEVNAMRGDLMLWPPVVVIHNSSIVSKAKDTEAKVVSMEEIEGVLANIGVPREKVKVSHGRPANQSVFLVKFQPTISGFQEAMRINDYFSSRNHGKEEFQQMRDGKGKKAAPVDNLEELLYAHIAVVEDLVYLDEEAKRRCKIRSKKEVEASADATLNLEP; this is encoded by the exons ATGGGGTGGAATTGGCTTGTTGCTCCAGACACATCTAAAGCCCATCACTCTTCATCTGAGGAAGTAAATGCCATGAGGGGAGATCTCATGTTGTGGCCTCCAGTAGTTGTGATACATAACAGCTCAATCGTGAGCAAGGCAAAGGATACTGAAGCAAAGGTTGTGTCCATGGAAGAAATTGAAGGCGTACTGGCAA ATATAGGGGTACCACGTGAGAAGGTGAAGGTTAGCCATGGAAGACCTGCTAATCAGAGTGTCTTCCTGGTGAAGTTCCAGCCAACAATATCTGGGTTTCAGGAAGCCATGAGAATCAACGACTATTTCTCCAGCAGAAACCACGGTAAGGAAGAGTTCCAGCAGATGAGAGATGGCAAAGGTAAGAAGGCTGCTCCTGTTGACAACCTGGAAGAGCTGCTGTATGCGCACATTGCGGTCGTCGAAGACCTGGTCTACCTAGATGAGGAAGCAAAGAGGAGATGCAAGATCAGGAGCAAGAAGGAAGTCGAGGCCAGTGCAGACGCCACACTGAACTTAGAACCATGA